AAAGGACGAAGCATGGGGATCGTGGAACAGGGACAGCCGGACACCGGCGAAACCGGCTATACGGTGGCGGATGCCGAGGCTAATGTCGCGCGCATGAAGATACTTGTCATCGAAGACGACCTGGAAGCCGCAGCCTACATGACCAAGGCCTTTCGCGAGGCCGGCATTGTCGCCGATCACGCGAGTGACGGCGAAAGCGGTCTTTTCATGGGCACGGAAAATACCTACGACGTCATGGTCGTCGACCGTATGCTGCCGCGTCGGGATGGCCTTTCGGTCATCAGCGAGCTGCGCAAGCGTGGCATCGATACGCCGGTTCTCATCCTGTCTGCCCTCGGCCAGGTGGACGACCGTGTGACGGGTCTGCGCGCCGGCGGGGACGACTACCTGCCCAAACCCTACGCCTTTTCCGAATTGCTCGCCCGTGTCGAGGTGCTCGGCCGCCGCAAGGGCAAGCCCGAGCAGGACATGGCCTATCGCGTCGGTGATCTCGAACTCGACCGTCTGTCACACGAGGTGAAGCGGGCCGGCAAGGAAATCCTGTTGCAGCCGCGCGAATTCCGCCTGCTGGAATATCTGATGAAAAATGCCGGCCAGGTGGTGACCCGCACCATGCTGCTTGAAAACGTCTGGGACTATCACTTCGACCCGCAGACCAATGTCATCGACGTGCATGTCTCGCGCCTGCGGTCGAAGATCGAGAAGGATTTCGACCGGCCGCTCCTGAAGACCGTGCGGGGTGCCGGTTACATGATCAAGGACGAAGGCTGACATGCGGCTGAAGTCCCGTCTCGGGGTGCTGGCCAAGTCCACGGCCGTCCGGCTTTCCGCGCTCTACATCATTCTTTTCGCGCTGTGCGCCGCCTTCCTCGTCTTCTACGTGACGGGGCTTGCCGAGCGTATCATGAACAATCAGACGCGTGAGGCGCTGCGCCAGGACGTGACCGAGATCCAGGGCGCTTTCGAGCGCGGCGGGATCAACCAGCTCCTGCGGACCCTGGAACGTCGCGCGCGGCAGCCGGGTGCCAATCTCTACGTGATTGCAAGCCCGACCGGCGAGATCCTCGCCGGCAATGTCGCCTCGCTGCAGCCCGGCGTCTTCGACGAGGAGGGCTGGACCAATTTCCCCTTCCGCTACCAGCGCTATACCGACAGTGGCGTTGCGAAGCGTCATCTGGCGACCGGGCATGTCTTCGTCCTGGAGAACGGCATCCGGGTTCTGGTCGGCCGCGACCTTGGCGAGCCCGGCAAGCTGCGCCAGCTGGTGCGGCAGGCGTTGATGGTGGCGCTGCTGATCATGGGAGTCGGTGCGGTGGTCATCTGGTTTGCCATTGGCCGCAATGCGCTCAAACGCATCGACCGAGTCTCGGCGGCCAGTCAGAAGATCATTTCAGGCGATCTGTCGCAGCGTCTGCCGGTTTCCGGTTCAGGCGACGAGTTCGATCGCTTGTCCTCGTCCCTGAACGAGATGCTGGGGCGGATCGAGCAATTGAACGAAGGCCTGAGACAGGTCTCCGACAACATCGCCCATGACCTGAAGACACCGTTGACACGCCTGCGCAACAAGGCGGCCGACGCATTGGACGAGGACGATGCGCAGGCGAGAAGAGCGGCGCTGGAGACGATCATCTCCGAATCCGACCAGCTGATCCGGACGTTCAACGCGCTGCTGATGATCTCCCGCGTCGAAGCCGGGTCGATCGCGGCCGAGCTGACTGACATCGACATTTCCACCATCGCTGCCGACAGTGCCGAACTCTACGAACCCGTGGCGGAAGAGGCGGGACAGGTCATGGTCTGCGAGATCGCACAAGGACTATCGGTTCGGGGAAATCGCGAACTCGTGGGTCAGGCGATCGCCAATCTGATCGACAATGCGATCAAGTATGGCAGCCAGGGCGATGCGGGGTCCGAGATCCGCGTGCGCGTGGCGCGTGGCGACACTGGCCTGGAAATCTCAGTCTCCGATCAGGGAGCCGGCATTGCCGAAGACAAGCGGGCCGAGGTGGTCAAGCGCTTCGTCAGGCTGGATAAGAGCCGCTCGAAACCGGGCACAGGATTGGGACTCTCTCTGGTCGAGGCGATCATGGCCCTGCATGGCGGGCGGCTTGTCCTCTCCGACACCCGCAGCCATCCCGACCATCCGGGCCTGACGGCGACGATGGTCTTTCCCGGAATGAGGCCGTAACCTATCCGGGCTCGAGATTCGCCAGGCAATCTCGGCCGGGAGAGGAGGCGCTGATGGGAGACGGCAGGACGAGCAGATTGTCCGATGTGGTGGAGGGCGTGATCCGTCCACTGAACCAGACGGAATTGAAGGCTGCAGTCAGCCTGCTGAAGGACCTGACGAAGCAGGAGGCGGGGCTTGCCGAACATCTGTCGGCAGAGGGGCCGCTGCGCCAATTCGTGCTCGCGGCCTTTACACTCTCTCCCTATCTGCGCGATGTCGCGAACCTCACGCCATCCTTGCTGCTCGAAGCCATAGCATCGCCGCTGGAGCCGCAACTCCTCGACGCAGTCGAGGAGGCCCGCACCGCCTGGAGGCCCGATGCCTCCGGTGTCGCTCCTGCGGAGACGGATGTCATGGCGCGGCTGCGACGCGCCAAGCGCAAGGTCGCCTTCCTGAGCGCGCTCGCCGATCTCGCCCGCGTCTTTACGGCGCGCGACACCACCGCCTGGCTGAGCGCCGTGGCGGATGCCGCGGTGGCGGCAGCCATCGACCACCTGCTTCTCACAGGTCATTACGGCGGCAAGCTGACGCTGAAGGATCGCGACAATCCGGCCCATGGCAGCGGGCTCATCGTGCTGGGCATGGGCAAGCTCGGCGCGCGCGAGCTAAACTATTCCTCCGATATCGACCTCGTCATCTTCTACGATCCGGAAGCCGGCATCCTGAAGGATCCCGATGAAGCAATGGAAACCTATGGGCGGATGATGCGTCGTCTGGTGCGCATCCTGCAGGAGCGGACCGCAGACGGCTATGTCTTCCGTACAGATCTGAGGCTGCGGCCCGATCCGGGCTCGACGCCGCTTGCCGTGCCGGTCGAGGCGGCACTTATCTATTACGAGGGCAGGGGACAGAACTGGGAACGCGCCGCCTTCATCAAGGCTCGGCCCGTGGCCGGCGACCTGAAGGCGGGCGAGGGTTTCCTGCGTGAACTCGTGCCCTTCGTCTTCCGCAAATATCTCGACTACGCGGCGATCGCAGACATCCACTCGATCAAGCGCCAGATCCATGTGCACAAGGGGCATGGCGCGATCGCGGTCAAGGGGCACAACGTCAAGCTCGGGCGCGGCGGCATTCGCGAGATCGAGTTCTTCGCCCAGACCCAGCAGCTGATCGCCGGCGGCCGCATGCCGGACCTGCGTTGCCGGCCGACCGAGGAGGCCTTGAAGGCGCTCGCCGCCGCCCGCTGGATCGATGATCAGACGGCGGAGGAACTTACCGACTGCTACTGGTTCCTGCGTGACGTCGAGCACCGCATCCAGATGGTGCATGACGAGCAGACCCACGTCCTGCCGGAAACGGAGGCGGAGCTGAAGCGCATCGCCTTCATGCTGGGTTTCATCGACACGACGGCCTTTTCCCGGGCCCTGGAAACGGCACTGAAAACGGTCGAGAAAAGGTATGCCCGGCTGTTCGAAAAGGAGGAGGGCCTGTCGAGTTCGACCGGCAATCTCGTCTTTACCGGCCAGAAGGACGATCCGGATACGCTGAAGACCCTGAAGGACCTCGGTTTCGAACGGCCGGAGGACATCTCACGCGTCATCCGGACCTGGCACTACGGTCGCTACCGTGCGACGCAATCGGTCGAGGCCCGCGAGCGGCTGACCGCGATGACGCCGGATCTGCTGAAAGCCTTCGGCGAAAGCCGGCGTGCCGACGAGGCGTTGCTGCGCTTCGACAACTTCCTCTCGGGCCTTCCTGCCGGCATCCAGCTCTTCTCCCTGCTCGGCAACAATCCCGCCCTTCTTCACCGGATCGTCAACATCATGGCGGCCGCACCGCGGCTCGCCGAGATCATCGCGCAGCGACCGCATGTCTTCGACGGCATGCTGGATCCGGTCCTCCTGGTCGAGCTTCCCACCCGCGACTATCTCGGCAGGCGACTGAAGAGTTTTCTCTCCGGCGCCACCCACTACGAGGAAATTCTCGACCGGCTGCGCATCTTCGCCGCCGAGCAGCGCTTCCTCATCGGCATTCGGCTGCTGACCAGCGCGATCGGTGGCGCGCAGGCCGGCCATGCCTTCACCGATCTCGCCGGCCTCGTCATCGACGAGGCGCTGAAGGCTGTGGTGGCAGAAATGGAGATCGCCCATGGCAAGATCCCCGGCGGCCGCGTCGCTCTGGCGGGCATGGGCAAGCTCGGCTCCTACGAATTGACGGCGGGCTCCGATGTCGATCTGATCCTGCTGTACGAACATGACGAGGATGCGCCGGAATCGGACGGGGTGAAGTCGCTCGATCCCGTGCGGTATTTCACCAGGCTCACGCAGCGGCTGATCGCGGCGCTTTCGGCGCCGACGGCAGAAGGTGTGCTCTACGAGGTCGACATGCGGCTGAGACCCTCCGGCAACAAGGGGCCCGTCGCGACAAGGCTCAGATCCTTTGCCCGCTACCAGCGCGAGGAGGCATGGACCTGGGAGCATATGGCGCTGTCCAGGGCGCGCATGCTGTGTGGCGATCAGAGCCTGATCAAGGAGGCCGAAGGCATCATCGAGGAAGTGCTCGGCGCGCCACGGGATACGGCGAAGACCGTCAAGGATGTCGTCGAGATGCGGGCGCTGATCGAGCAGGAGAAGCCGCCGAAAGACATCTGGGATATGAAGCTCATTCCCGGCGGCTTGATCGACATCGAGTTCATTGCGCAATATCTGGCGCTGACGGCGCCGGCCAAGGGGCTCCACGTCCGGACCAATGAGCTTTCGACGGCGGACGCGTTGAAGGCCCTGGGTGAGCTCATCGATCCGAACGATCTCGATACCTGCCTGACAGCCTTGAAGCTCTACACCGATCTGTCGCAGGTAATCCGTCTTTGCATCGATGGTCCCTTCGAACCGGCAAACGTCCCGGCGGGTCTCACAGATCGCCTGGCGCGCGCGGCCGACTGCCCGGATCTGAAGACCACGGAAGCCGAGATCAAGCGGCTGGCGAAGGCGGTGCGCAAGGTATTTGCGCGGGTCGTGGCCTGACGGAAGTGTTGCCGCTGGCTCAGGCGCCCCCGCGGCCGCTGATCAGCTTCAGCGGCTTCAGGCCGAAGCCGAGCAGCAGGTTGAAGGTTGCGCGATCGAGCAGGAAGACCAGAAGCGCCACCAGGGGCCAGACGGCACAGGCGAGAATGAAGGCGGTCAGCCAGTCGTCGATCGTCAGGTGGGCAAAGGTCGCGGCGGCCAGAAGCGCAAAGGGCAGGGCAAGCGGCAGGACGACGCGCCGCAGGATGCCGCTCAGTGCAAGATGACCGCCGAAATCGAAGAGCGACCTGAGTGCGGCCGCAACCGCGGCCCCGACGATGCCGAATTGCATGGTCAGCAGGACGAGGACACCGGCAAAGGGCAGAAGAAGGCCGAGATGTAGCTTGGCGATGAGGTCCGGACGGTGCTGGCTGTGGATCAGCCAATAGGGCGCGAAGATCAGCGAATTGAGCCAGATCGAGGTGACGAGGATCGTTGCGGGCACACCCGCCCGGTCGGCAAAGGCGTCTCCGAGCCAGAGGGTCAGGAGCGGATCCATCAGCAGGATCGTCGAGGCGCAGATGCCGCCATAGAGGAGTGCCGTGATGACGAGGACGCGGGCGCTGAGTGCCTTGGCTTCGTCCGGCATGGAACTGGCGAGCCGCGGGAAAATCGCCCGCGAGATGGCGCCGGGGATGATCTGGCTGCGCGAGATCAGGTTGAGCGGCACGGCGTAATAGGTGACCGCTGCGACGCCGAAGAAACGTCCGACCATCAACTGGTCGAGAGAGCCGAGAATCGGGGTCAGCACCGACGAAATCGTCACCCAGCCGCCATAGGAGAGAAGCTTGCGTGCCCGGTCCATGTCGAAATCGGTGATCCGGATCGGTCCCTCGATCGAGTTGATAGCGACGAAGATGGCGAGCATCAGCAGCACCCGGGCAAGCACCGCGCCGGGGATGACTGTGCCGAGATCTGGCGAGACAAAGACCGCGAAGGCGAGCGGCAGGATCTGTGCGAAGATAGCGCCCGAGACCTGCAGCACATTGGCGAGCGCAAAATTCTCCCGCGCCTCGATCGCATCGATGCCGGCACCGTTCAGGATGACGAGGGGCAGGAGAAGGGCGATCCAGGGCATGGCCGCCTTCACTTCATCCTCGATCTCGATCGGCACCTGCACCACGCCGCCGACGATGTAGGAACCGAGCAGATAAAGCAGGAAGGCGCCGAAGAAGGTCATCGACGCATTGATCGTAAAGGAGGTGACGATGACCCGGGCGCGTTCGCGCTGATCGGAATGGTCAAGGCGGGCCAGCGCGTTGATCGTGGCGGGTGCCAGACCGAGTTCGAGAAAGCCGAGATAGCCGATCATCACCCAGATCAGCGAGATGACGCCGTATCGGGCATCGCCGACATAATCGATATAGACGGGGACCGTCAGGATCATCACCGGGATCGGCAGCAGGGCGCCGATCAGGTTGATGATGAAATTGACATAGAGCCGATTGCGCGGCTTGCCTGCACTGGCCATTGCGGTCCCTTGATGTCCACCGGCATTCAACCGGATTGTCCCGAGCCTGTCATGGCCCGCCGACTCTTACAGATGGGTAAGTCGGGCCGTCTATTCGGCGGGAAGGGTTACCAGCGGGTGAACATGCGCGCGATGCGTGTCAGGCGCGGCGCTTGAGACCTTGCGCGACGATGACGTCGGGGATGCGAAGCGCAACGACCGTGCCCAGGCCTTCGCGCGAGCGGATCTTCAGGGAACCGCCATGCAGGGCAACGAGCGAGCGGGAGATGGCAAGCCCGAGGCCCGAGCCGCCCTTCGACTTGGCATACTGGCTCTGCACCTGTTCGAAGGGGTTGCCGATCTTGCCGAGCGCGCTCTTCGGAATGCCTATGCCGGTGTCTGCGATGGAGACGATCACGGCGCCCTGGACTTTGCGGGCCCGCAGTGCGATCTTGCCGCCATCGTCGGTGAACTTGACGGCGTTGGAGAGGATGTTGAGGAGGATCTGCTTGATCGCGCGGCGATCGGCGATCAGGGAGAGACCGTCCTCGACGCGCTGCTCGACGGTGATGTTTTTCTCTTCGGCCGGGATCGCGGTGAGGCGCATGCTCTCTTCGATCAGCGGGCACAGATCGATCGTTTCGCAGCGGATCTTCATCTGGCCCGCCTCGATCTTCGACATGTCGAGGATGTCGTTGATGACGTTGAGGAGGTGCTTGCCGCTTTCGTGGATGTCCTTGGCATATTCCTCGTATTTCGGCGAGCCGACCGGGCCGAACATGCCGGCGAGCAGGATTTCAGAGAAGCCGAGGATGGCGTTGAGCGGTGTTCTGAGCTCGTGGCTCATATTGGCGAGGAATTCCGATTTTGCCTTGTTGGCGGCTTCGGCATTCTGTTTTTCGGCGAGATATTTCTCGTTGGCGTCGGAGAGTTCGGTCTTCTGGCGCTCCAGGATCTTCTGCGAGGCGGAGAGATCGCCGATCGTGGCCATCAGGCGCCGTTCCTGTTCGCGCAGCCGCTCC
This DNA window, taken from Peteryoungia algae, encodes the following:
- a CDS encoding sensor histidine kinase; the protein is MRLKSRLGVLAKSTAVRLSALYIILFALCAAFLVFYVTGLAERIMNNQTREALRQDVTEIQGAFERGGINQLLRTLERRARQPGANLYVIASPTGEILAGNVASLQPGVFDEEGWTNFPFRYQRYTDSGVAKRHLATGHVFVLENGIRVLVGRDLGEPGKLRQLVRQALMVALLIMGVGAVVIWFAIGRNALKRIDRVSAASQKIISGDLSQRLPVSGSGDEFDRLSSSLNEMLGRIEQLNEGLRQVSDNIAHDLKTPLTRLRNKAADALDEDDAQARRAALETIISESDQLIRTFNALLMISRVEAGSIAAELTDIDISTIAADSAELYEPVAEEAGQVMVCEIAQGLSVRGNRELVGQAIANLIDNAIKYGSQGDAGSEIRVRVARGDTGLEISVSDQGAGIAEDKRAEVVKRFVRLDKSRSKPGTGLGLSLVEAIMALHGGRLVLSDTRSHPDHPGLTATMVFPGMRP
- a CDS encoding oligosaccharide flippase family protein, which translates into the protein MASAGKPRNRLYVNFIINLIGALLPIPVMILTVPVYIDYVGDARYGVISLIWVMIGYLGFLELGLAPATINALARLDHSDQRERARVIVTSFTINASMTFFGAFLLYLLGSYIVGGVVQVPIEIEDEVKAAMPWIALLLPLVILNGAGIDAIEARENFALANVLQVSGAIFAQILPLAFAVFVSPDLGTVIPGAVLARVLLMLAIFVAINSIEGPIRITDFDMDRARKLLSYGGWVTISSVLTPILGSLDQLMVGRFFGVAAVTYYAVPLNLISRSQIIPGAISRAIFPRLASSMPDEAKALSARVLVITALLYGGICASTILLMDPLLTLWLGDAFADRAGVPATILVTSIWLNSLIFAPYWLIHSQHRPDLIAKLHLGLLLPFAGVLVLLTMQFGIVGAAVAAALRSLFDFGGHLALSGILRRVVLPLALPFALLAAATFAHLTIDDWLTAFILACAVWPLVALLVFLLDRATFNLLLGFGLKPLKLISGRGGA
- a CDS encoding bifunctional [glutamine synthetase] adenylyltransferase/[glutamine synthetase]-adenylyl-L-tyrosine phosphorylase, coding for MGDGRTSRLSDVVEGVIRPLNQTELKAAVSLLKDLTKQEAGLAEHLSAEGPLRQFVLAAFTLSPYLRDVANLTPSLLLEAIASPLEPQLLDAVEEARTAWRPDASGVAPAETDVMARLRRAKRKVAFLSALADLARVFTARDTTAWLSAVADAAVAAAIDHLLLTGHYGGKLTLKDRDNPAHGSGLIVLGMGKLGARELNYSSDIDLVIFYDPEAGILKDPDEAMETYGRMMRRLVRILQERTADGYVFRTDLRLRPDPGSTPLAVPVEAALIYYEGRGQNWERAAFIKARPVAGDLKAGEGFLRELVPFVFRKYLDYAAIADIHSIKRQIHVHKGHGAIAVKGHNVKLGRGGIREIEFFAQTQQLIAGGRMPDLRCRPTEEALKALAAARWIDDQTAEELTDCYWFLRDVEHRIQMVHDEQTHVLPETEAELKRIAFMLGFIDTTAFSRALETALKTVEKRYARLFEKEEGLSSSTGNLVFTGQKDDPDTLKTLKDLGFERPEDISRVIRTWHYGRYRATQSVEARERLTAMTPDLLKAFGESRRADEALLRFDNFLSGLPAGIQLFSLLGNNPALLHRIVNIMAAAPRLAEIIAQRPHVFDGMLDPVLLVELPTRDYLGRRLKSFLSGATHYEEILDRLRIFAAEQRFLIGIRLLTSAIGGAQAGHAFTDLAGLVIDEALKAVVAEMEIAHGKIPGGRVALAGMGKLGSYELTAGSDVDLILLYEHDEDAPESDGVKSLDPVRYFTRLTQRLIAALSAPTAEGVLYEVDMRLRPSGNKGPVATRLRSFARYQREEAWTWEHMALSRARMLCGDQSLIKEAEGIIEEVLGAPRDTAKTVKDVVEMRALIEQEKPPKDIWDMKLIPGGLIDIEFIAQYLALTAPAKGLHVRTNELSTADALKALGELIDPNDLDTCLTALKLYTDLSQVIRLCIDGPFEPANVPAGLTDRLARAADCPDLKTTEAEIKRLAKAVRKVFARVVA
- a CDS encoding response regulator transcription factor, translated to MGIVEQGQPDTGETGYTVADAEANVARMKILVIEDDLEAAAYMTKAFREAGIVADHASDGESGLFMGTENTYDVMVVDRMLPRRDGLSVISELRKRGIDTPVLILSALGQVDDRVTGLRAGGDDYLPKPYAFSELLARVEVLGRRKGKPEQDMAYRVGDLELDRLSHEVKRAGKEILLQPREFRLLEYLMKNAGQVVTRTMLLENVWDYHFDPQTNVIDVHVSRLRSKIEKDFDRPLLKTVRGAGYMIKDEG